GATACGGTCGAGTTCTATCGTTTCGAGCACCTCGCGACGGTAGCAGACAAAACCGGCCGTGGTGTCGGCGATTTTGAGTCCGGTGACGATGCGCACATATTTCGAGGCGTAGTATGACATGATGACGCGCCCCATGGGCCAGTTGACCACGTTGACGCCAGTAATGTAACGCGAACCGATGGACATGTCGGCTCCCCCGTTGGCACAGGCGTCGTAGAGACGCAACAGGTCGTTGGGGTTGTGGGAGAAATCGGCGTCCATCTCGAAGATGTAGTCATACTTCTGCTCGATGGTCCATTTGAAGCCGGTGATGTAGGCCGTGCCGAGGCCGAGTTTTCCCCGCCGCTCGATCATGTGCAGACGGCCGGCAAACTCGTCGGCCTGCAACCGCTTGACGATGTCGGCGGTACCGTCGGGCGAACCGTCGTCGATAATCAACACATCGAACACATGCGGCAACGTCATCACCGCGCGTATGATATTCTCTACATTTTCTTTTTCGTTATAGGTCGGAATGATAACCACCCCGTCGGCTTTTTTCTGGACTTCACTCATAAATTTGAGGCGTTGGTAAGTGGCTACAAAGTTAAACGAAATAGGGAGATTGCAAAACTTCCTCGGTATAAAATATCGGAATGCGACCCGGTTTTGGGGACGAAACGTTCATTTTTGCCAACCGCGGAGGCTCCGAAGGCGTGCGAGCAGGAGGATAGGGGAACGGCAAAACGGACGCGGGAATTTCCGTCGGAATTTTGTTTTTACATTCCAGTCTCCTGCATTTTGAGGTAAAAAATGTATTTTTGCGACAACATTTCAGAATCATGGTCGAACTCCATTCGTTACAAAATCTGTTCTTGACAACGGCTCGCGGCGAAGCCTTGAAGCGTTTTGTCAAGGACGGCACTCTCTCCCGGCTGCATGTCTCGGGGCTGCAAGGCTCGGCGGCGGCGTTGCTGCTTTCGGGGCTTCCCGAGTGCGGCGTCACGACGCTTTTCATCGCCAACGACGCCGAAGAGGCCGGTTATCTCTACAACGACTTCACCCAGATACGGGGCGACGAGCGGGTGCTGTTTTTCCCCTCGGGCTACAAGCGGGCGTTGAAATACGGGCAGGTCGACCCGGCCGCCGACATTCTCCGCACCGACACCATCAACCGCCTGCAACAGGCCGCCGAACCGCTCATCGTGGTGACCTACCCCGATGCGCTTTGCGAAAAGGTGGCCTCGAACGAAGAGCTGCACCGCAACACCCTGCGGCTGGCCAAGGGCGAGAAGTGCAACCTGACCGATGTGGCCGACATTCTCTCGGGCTACGGATTCGAACGCGTCGACTATGTCTACGAGCCGGGGCAGTTTGCCGTCAGAGGCAGCATTGTCGACGTCTATTCGTTCTCCTCCGACCTGCCCTTCCGCATCGACACTTTCGGCGATGAAATAGAGAGCATACGGGCGTTCAACATCGACACGCAACTTTCGCAAGAGCCCGTCGAGGAGATTTCCATCATTCCCGACCTGCAAAAGGGTTCCGAGTCGGGCATCTCGCTGCTGCAATTCATCGACCCGCATACGATGCTCGCGGTGAAAGACCTGGCCTGGGTGCTCGAACGCATGCACAGCATCGCCACCGACACCATCTCGCAGCAGCTGCTCATCACCGAGGAGGGCGACCTGCATGCCCGCGAGAAACTTATCGACGTCGACGAGTTTGCCCGCGGCGTGCTCGACTTCAAACGCATCGACTACGGCAACAAGCCGTTCCACGGAGAGACGGGTGCGACCCTGGCGCTGAACTGCTCGCCGCAACCCATCTACCACAAGAATTTCGACCTCGTGAGCGAATCGTTCTCTTCGCTGCTGCACGAGGGCTACTCGCTCTATATCCTGAGCGACAGCGAGAAACAGACACAACGCATCGCCAACATTTTCGAGGACAAAGGCGAAGACATCGCCTTCACCGCCGTCAA
This portion of the Candidatus Caccoplasma merdavium genome encodes:
- a CDS encoding polyprenol monophosphomannose synthase; translated protein: MSEVQKKADGVVIIPTYNEKENVENIIRAVMTLPHVFDVLIIDDGSPDGTADIVKRLQADEFAGRLHMIERRGKLGLGTAYITGFKWTIEQKYDYIFEMDADFSHNPNDLLRLYDACANGGADMSIGSRYITGVNVVNWPMGRVIMSYYASKYVRIVTGLKIADTTAGFVCYRREVLETIELDRIHFKGYAFQIEMKFTAYKCGFKITEVPIIFINRELGVSKMSGGIFGEAVFGVLRLKFWSWFRKYPQKSKQ